ATTCATAGTTCTTTTAAGTCTGTCGATATTTTCATAGCAATAAATTACTGCTGATGGTTCAAAGACCATTATTACCCTTAGGAAGTCAGATACCCAACCCCAAAGTCTAACAAATGAATCACCGAACTCCATAAGAAGTCTAACTGCATCGTTAGGGTTCATTATAGCTAATCTACAATATTCCTGGGGTAGTGGTAATGATAAGCGTCTAAAGCGTTTAATAACTATTGGAAGTATGCTTTTAAGCATGGGGATTGATGCCTCAATATTGGGGGCAAAGATCATCAAACCCATTATTAATACTATTAACACTCATTGCTATATAAGGAGTTATCATTCAGGAATACCCGAGTTCCTCATCATTACTACCTCAGAGGCCTGTTTCTTCATCAACCAGGTTTGTTTATATTAATGCATTAATTAAGTTATTTTTGATGAGCAATTACGAGACCTTTATCAAGATATGCGAACGCATTAATTGCCCAAGGAGTTACGTAGGTTCAGTACTAAGTGAATTATCGAGACTAGGTGTGACGGAGATCCTTAGTGATGGTACTGTTGAGTTCATGGGCTTTAGACTATTGGGTAAGGGCCAGAATAGCCTTGTGTTTAAGTGCCGTGTTGGTAATGATTACTACGCCTGTAAGATTAGGCGTTTTGATTCATCAAGGCCAAATCTACTGAATGAGGGTAATTACCTAAGACTTGCTAATTCCATAGGTGTTGGACCAAGGTTAATTGGGTATGCAAGTAATGTATTAATCATGGAATTGATAAATGGTGCACCAATACAGAAGTACGTAATTATAGCAGATCCAATGGAGTTGAAGGAAGTTCTTAAGGATCTTCTTTGGCAATGCCGTAGGCTAGACTCCATAGGACTAGCGCATAATGAGCTAAGTAGGCCCCAGGACCACATAGTCATTAGTGGCGGTAAGGCCTTCATAATTGACTTCGAAAGTGCCAGTCTGAATAGTAGGGTTAGTAATGTTGCTCAATTACTAAATGCATTAATAATGGGTAGGGGCTTTGTTCAGGATCGTATACGGTCAGTTACGGGCATAAGCATTAATTTCTATGAATTACGTGAAACAATTAGGAGGTATAAATCCACGA
This is a stretch of genomic DNA from Vulcanisaeta moutnovskia 768-28. It encodes these proteins:
- a CDS encoding RIO1 family regulatory kinase/ATPase domain-containing protein, producing the protein MSNYETFIKICERINCPRSYVGSVLSELSRLGVTEILSDGTVEFMGFRLLGKGQNSLVFKCRVGNDYYACKIRRFDSSRPNLLNEGNYLRLANSIGVGPRLIGYASNVLIMELINGAPIQKYVIIADPMELKEVLKDLLWQCRRLDSIGLAHNELSRPQDHIVISGGKAFIIDFESASLNSRVSNVAQLLNALIMGRGFVQDRIRSVTGISINFYELRETIRRYKSTRSDADFIQLLRLLSLK